Proteins encoded within one genomic window of Lysinibacillus louembei:
- a CDS encoding methionine ABC transporter ATP-binding protein: MIQLSNITKVYKTKNGDLTAVRDVNLTINQGEIFGIIGYSGAGKSTMIRLLNGLEKPTTGEVIVNGEDIAHTSGASLRQARQKISMIFQHFNLLWSRTVEENIAFPLEIAGVSKSERASRVQELVELVGLNGREKAYPSQLSGGQKQRVGIARALANNPEVLLCDEATSALDPETTDAILELLLNINKKLGLTIVLITHEMHVIRKICHRVAVMEAGQVVEQGKVLDIFQNPQATITKNFVSQVSDSSETKESIEQIVTNYPTGKIVRVTFVGQSTKEPIMSQLIKQFDVDINILHGAISHTANGPYGTLIVHIDGGKENIESALQLLATNNIQAEVIERG; this comes from the coding sequence ATGATTCAATTATCTAATATAACGAAAGTTTACAAAACGAAAAATGGCGATTTGACCGCTGTTCGTGATGTTAATTTAACAATCAATCAAGGCGAAATATTTGGCATTATCGGCTACAGCGGTGCGGGTAAAAGTACAATGATTCGCTTGCTCAACGGTTTGGAAAAGCCAACAACTGGAGAAGTCATTGTCAATGGTGAGGATATTGCGCATACTTCTGGTGCAAGCTTACGCCAAGCACGTCAGAAAATAAGCATGATTTTTCAACATTTTAATTTGCTTTGGTCACGTACGGTTGAGGAAAATATCGCATTTCCATTAGAAATTGCGGGTGTCAGCAAAAGCGAGCGAGCAAGCCGCGTGCAGGAGCTAGTGGAGCTAGTCGGTTTAAACGGAAGGGAGAAAGCATATCCTTCACAGCTATCAGGAGGGCAAAAGCAGCGAGTTGGCATTGCCCGCGCATTAGCAAATAACCCAGAAGTATTGCTCTGTGATGAGGCAACTTCAGCGCTAGACCCTGAAACGACGGATGCTATTTTAGAGCTACTCTTGAATATTAATAAAAAGCTAGGGCTGACAATTGTTTTAATTACACATGAAATGCATGTTATTCGTAAAATTTGTCATCGCGTTGCAGTGATGGAAGCTGGACAAGTTGTGGAGCAAGGCAAGGTGCTAGATATATTCCAAAATCCACAGGCAACGATTACGAAAAACTTTGTGTCGCAAGTTTCTGATTCAAGTGAGACGAAGGAATCAATCGAGCAAATTGTGACAAACTATCCGACTGGCAAAATTGTACGTGTTACCTTTGTTGGTCAATCAACAAAAGAGCCTATTATGTCGCAGTTAATTAAGCAATTTGATGTAGATATTAATATTTTGCATGGCGCTATTTCACATACGGCAAATGGTCCTTACGGTACGCTCATCGTGCATATTGATGGAGGTAAAGAAAATATTGAAAGTGCATTGCAGCTATTAGCAACAAACAATATTCAAGCGGAGGTGATTGAACGTGGTTGA
- a CDS encoding methionine ABC transporter permease, whose amino-acid sequence MVEQLFPNVNWDKMWQAAYETIYMTTISTVITFILGLAIGIVLFLTSPHQLWANKIVNFITGSLVNIFRSIPFVVLIILLIPFTLFIVGTIRGTNAALPALIVGAAPFYARMVLIALREIDKGVIEAARSMGAKTSTIIWKVLIPESLPALISGITVTAVALVGYTAMSGIIGAGGLGQLAYIDGFQRSRSDVTQVATIFILVIVFIIQWIGDILTVKVDKR is encoded by the coding sequence GTGGTTGAGCAATTATTTCCGAACGTCAATTGGGACAAAATGTGGCAAGCAGCCTATGAAACGATTTATATGACAACAATTTCTACTGTAATTACATTTATTTTAGGACTAGCAATCGGGATTGTACTATTTTTAACAAGCCCACATCAGTTGTGGGCAAATAAAATTGTCAATTTTATTACAGGGTCACTCGTTAATATTTTTCGTTCCATTCCATTTGTCGTTTTAATTATTTTATTAATTCCTTTTACGTTATTCATCGTTGGAACAATTCGCGGAACGAATGCCGCTCTACCAGCTTTAATTGTTGGGGCAGCACCGTTTTATGCGCGCATGGTACTTATTGCATTGCGTGAAATTGATAAAGGTGTTATCGAGGCAGCACGTTCAATGGGGGCGAAAACATCGACGATTATTTGGAAGGTCTTGATTCCTGAATCATTGCCTGCCTTGATTTCAGGTATTACAGTAACAGCCGTTGCACTTGTTGGCTATACAGCAATGTCAGGGATTATCGGCGCAGGTGGTTTAGGTCAGCTTGCCTATATCGATGGCTTCCAACGTAGCCGTAGCGATGTAACACAAGTAGCAACAATTTTTATTTTAGTCATCGTCTTTATTATTCAATGGATTGGCGATATTTTGACAGTCAAAGTAGATAAACGTTAG
- a CDS encoding MetQ/NlpA family ABC transporter substrate-binding protein, with protein sequence MKKWLSILLFSALALVLAACGAKEDKEQETTGSNTEGDNGTTETAEPTKLVVGASYGLHDIILEKAKPILAEQGVEIEVRPYQDYILPNQDLDSGELDANYFQTIPYFENEMKEKGYDFANAGGIHIEPIGVYSQKYKSLDELPDGATIIISNSVTEQGRILTLFESLGLITLKEGVVKSEARLEDIVENPKNLVFDADSAPEMLVTYFENGEGDVVVINSNFAIDAGISPINDSIAIESSDSPYVNIIATRTGDENSDSIKKLVDVLTSKEIQDFILEEWDGAVVPVEK encoded by the coding sequence ATGAAAAAATGGTTATCAATCTTATTATTCTCAGCACTTGCGCTAGTATTAGCAGCTTGTGGTGCTAAAGAAGATAAAGAGCAAGAAACAACAGGTAGCAACACAGAAGGTGACAATGGTACAACAGAAACAGCAGAGCCAACAAAATTAGTAGTAGGTGCATCATACGGTTTACATGATATTATTTTAGAAAAAGCGAAGCCAATTTTAGCTGAGCAAGGCGTTGAAATTGAAGTTCGTCCATACCAAGATTATATATTGCCAAACCAAGATTTAGATTCTGGTGAATTAGATGCGAACTATTTCCAAACGATTCCATATTTCGAAAATGAAATGAAGGAAAAAGGCTATGACTTTGCGAATGCAGGTGGTATTCATATTGAGCCAATCGGTGTTTACTCACAAAAATATAAATCACTTGATGAATTACCAGACGGCGCAACAATTATTATTTCAAACTCTGTAACAGAGCAAGGTCGTATTTTAACATTGTTTGAAAGCTTAGGTTTAATTACTTTAAAAGAAGGCGTTGTAAAATCTGAGGCGCGTTTAGAGGATATTGTAGAAAATCCAAAAAATCTTGTATTTGATGCAGACTCTGCACCAGAAATGTTAGTTACTTATTTTGAAAATGGTGAAGGCGACGTTGTTGTCATTAATTCAAACTTTGCTATCGATGCAGGCATTAGCCCAATTAACGATTCAATCGCAATCGAGAGCTCAGATTCTCCATATGTAAACATTATCGCTACACGTACAGGCGATGAAAACAGCGATTCAATTAAAAAATTAGTAGATGTATTAACATCAAAAGAAATCCAAGACTTTATTTTAGAGGAATGGGACGGCGCTGTTGTACCAGTTGAAAAATAA
- a CDS encoding LysR family transcriptional regulator: MELRQLRYFVEVAEREHISAAAEHLHVAQSAISRQIANLEEELGTPLFERVGRNVKLTPVGKIFLEHSLTALKAIDFATKQVEEYLDPQKGVIKVGFPTSLASYVLPTVISAFKRQYPDVAFQLRQGSYKYLIEAVKNRELNLALLGPIPPKDELIDVRVLFSENMYALLPTSHPLAKNESINLIDLRHENFVLFPEGYVLQKVVVDACRSVGFLPNITSEGEDMDALKGLVAAGIGITLLPESSLYDSTPRLTVKVPIAMPVIRRTVGVIYPTTRDLAPSEQIFLSFVGDFFSRLTQFQ, from the coding sequence TTGGAGTTACGTCAATTGCGTTACTTTGTTGAAGTGGCTGAACGCGAGCATATTTCAGCAGCAGCAGAGCATTTACATGTGGCACAATCAGCAATTAGTCGGCAAATTGCCAATTTAGAGGAGGAATTAGGTACCCCCCTTTTTGAGCGTGTTGGTCGCAATGTCAAGCTGACACCAGTTGGGAAAATCTTTTTAGAGCATAGCTTAACCGCTTTAAAGGCAATAGATTTTGCTACAAAGCAAGTTGAGGAATATTTAGACCCACAAAAAGGGGTCATTAAAGTTGGCTTCCCAACAAGCTTAGCAAGCTATGTTTTACCAACTGTGATTTCCGCCTTTAAACGCCAATATCCCGATGTCGCCTTTCAGCTGCGTCAAGGGTCTTATAAATACTTAATTGAAGCTGTAAAAAATCGAGAGCTCAATTTAGCTTTATTAGGGCCGATTCCACCAAAGGATGAGTTAATTGATGTCCGTGTGCTTTTTAGCGAAAATATGTATGCACTGCTGCCAACATCACATCCATTAGCTAAAAATGAATCGATTAATTTAATTGATTTACGTCATGAAAACTTTGTACTCTTTCCTGAGGGCTATGTTTTGCAAAAGGTGGTCGTCGATGCATGTCGTTCAGTAGGCTTTTTGCCAAACATTACATCTGAGGGTGAGGATATGGATGCATTGAAGGGGCTTGTTGCAGCTGGTATTGGTATTACACTATTACCTGAGAGCTCGCTCTATGACTCCACACCGCGCTTAACCGTCAAAGTACCTATTGCAATGCCTGTTATCCGCCGCACAGTTGGTGTCATTTATCCGACAACTCGCGATTTAGCACCATCAGAGCAAATCTTTTTATCGTTTGTTGGCGATTTTTTCTCAAGGCTGACGCAGTTTCAGTAA